A window from uncultured Desulfobacter sp. encodes these proteins:
- a CDS encoding ABC transporter ATP-binding protein — translation MTKPDQTPGSEARKILEVQDLTKMFGGVKAQDSINFSIEEGIVCGLIGPNGAGKTTLFNMITGIYKPDAGKVIFNGRDIKNTPVHRLVKSGVARTFQHVELFSSMTLLENIMVGMHVRTKAGFWAAVTRIPAMKKEERQCRRRAEELLEFTGLAADTHKMAGDLPAGRQKTAQIARALASDPLLLLLDEPAAGLNPVETHALGKLIQKIKQSGITMMLVEHDMSLVMGMSDKVVVLDQGKKLAEGTPRQIQSNEAVMSAYLGNG, via the coding sequence ATGACAAAACCAGACCAAACACCCGGATCAGAGGCCCGAAAAATTCTTGAAGTGCAGGACCTGACCAAAATGTTCGGCGGAGTCAAGGCCCAGGACAGCATCAATTTTTCCATCGAAGAAGGCATTGTATGCGGACTGATCGGTCCCAACGGAGCGGGCAAAACCACGTTGTTCAACATGATCACAGGCATCTACAAACCCGATGCCGGCAAGGTGATCTTCAATGGACGGGATATTAAAAACACACCGGTTCACAGACTGGTGAAATCAGGGGTTGCCAGAACGTTCCAGCATGTGGAACTGTTTTCATCCATGACCCTGCTGGAAAACATCATGGTGGGCATGCATGTGCGCACCAAAGCAGGCTTCTGGGCGGCCGTCACCCGGATTCCGGCCATGAAAAAAGAGGAGCGGCAGTGTCGCAGGCGGGCCGAAGAGCTGCTGGAGTTTACGGGCCTTGCAGCGGATACCCATAAAATGGCAGGCGACCTGCCTGCCGGTCGGCAAAAGACCGCACAGATCGCCCGGGCGCTGGCGTCAGATCCGCTGCTCTTACTACTCGACGAGCCGGCTGCCGGATTGAACCCGGTTGAAACCCACGCTTTAGGCAAACTGATCCAAAAAATAAAACAATCCGGGATCACCATGATGCTGGTGGAGCATGACATGAGTTTGGTGATGGGAATGTCTGACAAGGTGGTTGTTCTGGACCAGGGAAAAAAATTAGCCGAAGGCACTCCCCGACAGATCCAGAGCAATGAGGCGGTGATGTCAGCTTACCTGGGTAATGGATAA
- a CDS encoding succinate dehydrogenase cytochrome b subunit, with protein MNWLVRTFSCSVAKKQFMAVTGLAFCLFLTTHLIGNLFVYGGKDAFNAYVEHLHALGVLIHVAEAGLIVFALIHIGTAIILYFQNLAARPVKYKKKSNAGGRTLASATMPYTGLFILVFIVVHLVGLKFADHSTTTTFDLTAAVLSQPAVLVFYIVSMVVVAFHVNHGFWSAFQSFGASHPKYTPIVRGFGILFSLVVGVGFGFIPIALNMIS; from the coding sequence ATGAACTGGCTGGTACGAACTTTTAGCTGCTCTGTAGCCAAGAAGCAGTTTATGGCAGTAACCGGTCTCGCTTTCTGCCTCTTTCTGACAACCCACCTCATCGGCAATTTGTTTGTTTATGGCGGAAAAGATGCCTTTAATGCCTACGTTGAGCATCTGCATGCACTTGGAGTTCTTATCCACGTTGCTGAAGCAGGTTTGATTGTTTTTGCTCTGATTCACATCGGCACTGCAATTATTCTTTATTTTCAAAACCTTGCTGCAAGACCTGTTAAATACAAGAAAAAAAGTAACGCCGGCGGCCGGACACTGGCATCGGCCACTATGCCTTACACAGGTCTGTTTATATTGGTTTTTATAGTGGTACACCTTGTTGGCCTTAAATTTGCCGATCATTCCACTACTACAACATTTGATCTCACTGCTGCTGTTCTTTCTCAGCCTGCGGTACTGGTATTCTATATCGTATCAATGGTAGTGGTGGCATTTCATGTAAATCATGGTTTTTGGAGTGCTTTCCAGTCCTTTGGTGCCAGCCATCCGAAATATACGCCCATCGTTAGAGGATTCGGCATTCTTTTCAGTTTGGTTGTCGGCGTGGGCTTTGGTTTTATTCCAATTGCTTTAAATATGATCTCATAG
- the nth gene encoding endonuclease III: MHYPVVNTQLDHTNPFELLIATILAAQCTDNQVNKVTKALFARYPDAGTLAGANLDDIKKIIFSTGFYNNKAKNIKACANKLQKEFNGQVPKNIKALTSLPGVGRKTANVVRSVCFDIPTIVVDTHVLRVSRRLGLAREKDPVKVEFELMDVLPKRVWNDIGLQFIYFGRRICHAKKPGCERCFLNDLCPSYLGCPA, translated from the coding sequence GTGCACTACCCGGTTGTCAATACACAGCTTGACCACACCAATCCTTTTGAGCTGCTCATTGCAACCATTTTGGCTGCCCAGTGCACGGATAATCAGGTCAACAAGGTGACAAAAGCATTGTTTGCCCGCTACCCTGATGCCGGCACCCTTGCCGGTGCAAACCTTGATGATATAAAAAAAATAATTTTTTCCACGGGCTTTTACAATAATAAGGCAAAAAATATCAAGGCCTGTGCCAATAAACTTCAAAAAGAGTTTAATGGACAAGTCCCCAAAAATATCAAAGCGTTGACCAGTCTGCCCGGCGTGGGAAGAAAAACCGCCAATGTGGTTCGGTCTGTCTGTTTTGATATCCCGACCATTGTGGTGGATACCCATGTGCTGCGGGTGTCAAGGCGTTTGGGACTTGCCCGGGAAAAAGATCCGGTCAAGGTGGAGTTTGAACTGATGGATGTGTTACCCAAGCGTGTGTGGAACGATATCGGGCTGCAGTTTATCTATTTTGGCCGCCGGATATGCCATGCAAAAAAGCCTGGGTGCGAACGCTGTTTTTTAAATGATCTGTGTCCCTCTTACCTTGGTTGCCCCGCTTGA
- a CDS encoding ABC transporter ATP-binding protein translates to MLKIKNLRCCYGNIAVVHTVSLSVQKGELISIIGANGAGKSTLLAAVCGLLKNWSGEIEFKGLPLNGMSAPAIVRQGISMVPEGRQIFSPLSVMDNLKMGAYTRFKKDGKSSVAKDLDMIFQMFPILKERANQLAGTLSGGEQQMLAIGRALMARPALLVLDEPSMGLAPKIVDMIFSTIQDLSRSGVTILLVEQNARAALKISDRGYVLETGKMVLQGSADELLVDDDVKRAYLGKDYGDFLDERNQ, encoded by the coding sequence ATGCTGAAAATTAAAAACCTGAGATGCTGTTACGGCAATATAGCCGTGGTTCACACCGTTAGTCTTTCGGTGCAAAAAGGGGAGCTGATCTCCATCATCGGAGCCAACGGGGCAGGCAAAAGCACCTTGTTGGCCGCGGTGTGCGGCCTGCTGAAAAACTGGTCCGGGGAGATTGAGTTCAAGGGCCTGCCCCTTAACGGCATGTCAGCCCCGGCCATTGTTCGACAGGGGATCAGTATGGTGCCCGAAGGTCGGCAGATATTTTCCCCCTTGAGTGTGATGGACAACCTGAAAATGGGGGCATACACCCGGTTCAAAAAAGATGGGAAAAGCAGTGTTGCCAAAGATCTTGATATGATATTCCAAATGTTCCCTATCCTAAAGGAACGGGCAAACCAGCTGGCCGGAACGCTGTCCGGCGGCGAACAGCAAATGCTTGCCATCGGCAGGGCCTTGATGGCCCGCCCTGCCCTGCTCGTTCTGGACGAGCCCTCCATGGGTCTTGCCCCCAAAATTGTGGATATGATCTTTTCCACCATTCAGGATCTGTCACGCAGCGGGGTAACCATTCTTCTGGTGGAACAAAATGCCAGGGCAGCCCTGAAAATTTCCGACCGGGGGTATGTGCTTGAAACAGGTAAAATGGTGCTCCAGGGAAGCGCAGATGAACTGTTAGTGGATGATGATGTAAAGCGCGCCTACCTTGGCAAGGATTATGGTGACTTTTTGGACGAAAGGAATCAATGA
- a CDS encoding ABC transporter substrate-binding protein, translating to MKQKHLVFSMLVTILSMLLVSGAMAADVYKIGGIFSVTGRASFLGDPEKKTMEMLVEQINAAGGIDGHMLEAVIYDSEGDPAKAVSAVNKLIHKDKVIAIIGPSTTPTTLAIVNFTKRAKVPLISCAAGIKITTPVDPWVFKTAQSDLLAVAAVYQQMQAAGIKTIGILSVSNAYGESGKKQLLDQAEQFGIQVVVDESFGAKDTDTTPQLAKIKAAGPDAIVCWGTNPGPAVVAKNAKQLKIDIPLYQSHGVGSPKFIELAGDAANGNILPTGKILVTSLLDDTDPQKKILEDYQNAYEAKFSTNVSGFGGYAFDAVNLLAGALKGSGGDMQKIRDNLESTKGYVGATGEFNFTTEDHNGLSPAAFVMVDIQNGTWTLLK from the coding sequence ATGAAACAAAAACACCTTGTATTTTCAATGCTTGTCACTATTTTGTCGATGCTTCTGGTTTCAGGCGCCATGGCAGCGGACGTTTACAAGATCGGGGGCATTTTTTCGGTGACCGGAAGGGCCTCGTTTCTGGGAGATCCCGAAAAGAAAACCATGGAGATGCTGGTTGAGCAGATTAATGCCGCAGGCGGCATTGACGGACATATGCTTGAGGCCGTAATCTATGATTCCGAAGGGGACCCGGCCAAAGCCGTCTCCGCCGTAAACAAGCTGATTCATAAGGACAAGGTTATCGCCATCATCGGACCTTCCACCACGCCTACCACCCTTGCCATTGTCAATTTCACCAAGCGGGCCAAAGTGCCCTTGATCAGCTGTGCCGCCGGCATCAAGATCACCACCCCGGTGGACCCGTGGGTATTTAAAACCGCCCAGAGTGATTTGCTGGCCGTGGCCGCCGTCTATCAGCAGATGCAGGCGGCCGGTATTAAAACAATCGGTATTCTCTCTGTATCCAACGCCTATGGTGAAAGTGGTAAGAAACAGCTTTTGGACCAGGCCGAACAATTCGGCATTCAGGTCGTTGTCGATGAAAGCTTTGGCGCCAAAGACACCGACACCACACCCCAGCTGGCAAAAATCAAGGCAGCCGGTCCCGACGCCATCGTGTGCTGGGGCACCAATCCGGGGCCTGCCGTGGTGGCAAAAAATGCAAAACAGCTGAAAATCGATATCCCGCTGTACCAGAGCCATGGGGTTGGATCTCCCAAATTCATTGAATTGGCTGGCGATGCAGCCAACGGCAATATCCTGCCCACCGGAAAAATCCTGGTGACCAGCCTTCTGGATGACACCGATCCCCAGAAAAAAATACTTGAAGACTATCAAAACGCCTATGAAGCTAAATTTTCCACCAATGTATCCGGGTTTGGCGGCTATGCCTTTGATGCCGTCAATCTGCTGGCAGGAGCATTAAAAGGCAGTGGCGGCGACATGCAAAAAATCCGGGATAATCTGGAATCCACCAAAGGCTACGTGGGCGCCACAGGAGAGTTTAACTTCACCACCGAGGACCACAATGGCCTCTCCCCGGCCGCCTTTGTCATGGTTGATATCCAAAACGGCACCTGGACGCTGTTAAAATAA
- a CDS encoding tRNA 4-thiouridine(8) synthase ThiI, with product MNMIKTTSRVKALGLCSGGLDSMLAALILKDQDIDVTWISFETPFFDAKAAQKASKQIGIPLIVQDITDDYMEMIKAPRAGFGKNMNPCMDCHTMMFAKAGAMMQDLWADFLFSGEVVGQRPKSQTKNAMRYVEKNCGFDGLILRPLSAGLLAETIAEQKGLVDRSRLLSISGRSRKPQVALAEKYGITEYPSPAGGCLLTDKGYSQRLRDLLYVQKTQDKTQLHLLNHGRHFRLDDRAKLVVGRNKAENKRIMKFYDPDTHIRLRCTHLAGPDALVFGETDETTLKLAATITSGYTKATAGALTAISVFEKQETREIEVVTPESGAFHDLLIQKP from the coding sequence ATGAACATGATTAAAACCACAAGCCGGGTCAAAGCCCTGGGGCTTTGCTCGGGCGGGCTTGACAGCATGCTGGCTGCCCTCATACTCAAGGACCAGGACATTGATGTGACCTGGATTAGTTTTGAAACACCTTTTTTTGATGCCAAGGCAGCCCAAAAAGCCTCAAAGCAGATTGGGATACCTTTGATTGTACAAGACATCACAGACGACTACATGGAAATGATCAAGGCACCCAGAGCAGGTTTCGGCAAAAACATGAACCCCTGCATGGACTGCCATACCATGATGTTTGCCAAGGCCGGTGCAATGATGCAGGATTTATGGGCAGACTTTTTATTTTCAGGCGAGGTGGTCGGCCAACGGCCAAAATCCCAGACAAAAAACGCCATGCGCTATGTTGAAAAAAATTGCGGCTTTGATGGATTGATCCTTCGGCCCTTGAGTGCCGGGCTGCTTGCCGAAACAATAGCAGAACAAAAAGGTCTTGTGGACAGAAGTCGCCTATTGTCCATCAGCGGTCGAAGCAGAAAGCCCCAGGTCGCCCTGGCGGAAAAATACGGCATCACGGAATACCCGTCTCCTGCCGGCGGATGCCTGCTCACGGACAAAGGATATTCCCAGCGATTAAGAGACCTTTTATACGTCCAGAAAACCCAAGATAAAACCCAGTTGCATCTGCTTAACCATGGCAGGCACTTCCGCCTGGACGACAGGGCCAAACTTGTGGTGGGAAGAAACAAGGCGGAGAACAAACGGATCATGAAATTTTATGATCCCGACACCCATATCCGGCTTCGCTGCACCCACCTGGCCGGCCCGGACGCCCTGGTGTTCGGAGAAACAGACGAGACAACCCTGAAACTTGCCGCCACAATCACATCCGGATACACCAAGGCTACTGCCGGTGCATTGACCGCCATCAGCGTATTCGAAAAACAGGAAACCAGAGAAATAGAGGTGGTCACCCCTGAATCAGGCGCATTTCATGACCTGC
- a CDS encoding branched-chain amino acid ABC transporter permease, producing MQEIVQYLFSGITTGAVYAVIAVGLSMLYSSTELINFAHGEFVMIGALAMVTLWVRLGIPLPLALAGAVATGCVLGLMFERLAIRTARNPEPITLIIITVGAGIFLKGAAMIVWGKDPFSMPSFSSHESIEIFGAALLPQSIWIVTAALVLAGGIHLFLKQTLTGKAMVACAVNKKAAWLSGIPSERMGVMAFGISTGCGAVAGVFIAPITMSSYDMGTILGLKGFCAAMIGGLGSLWGAFAGGLLLGILESLGAGLISSGLKDAIAFVLLLLILYMRPGGLFAAKEAKRF from the coding sequence ATGCAGGAAATTGTCCAGTATCTGTTTTCGGGTATCACCACCGGTGCCGTTTATGCCGTTATCGCCGTGGGGCTGTCCATGCTGTACAGCTCCACGGAGCTGATCAACTTTGCCCACGGTGAGTTTGTCATGATCGGCGCCCTTGCCATGGTGACCCTGTGGGTCCGTTTGGGGATTCCGCTGCCTCTGGCCCTGGCCGGCGCGGTGGCAACAGGCTGCGTGCTGGGACTGATGTTCGAACGGCTTGCCATCCGCACAGCCCGAAATCCCGAGCCGATTACCCTGATCATCATTACAGTGGGGGCAGGCATTTTCCTGAAAGGCGCGGCCATGATTGTCTGGGGAAAAGACCCCTTCAGCATGCCCTCCTTTTCCAGCCATGAATCCATTGAAATTTTTGGCGCCGCCCTGCTCCCCCAGAGCATCTGGATTGTAACTGCCGCTCTGGTGTTGGCAGGCGGCATCCATCTGTTCTTGAAACAGACACTAACCGGCAAAGCCATGGTGGCCTGTGCCGTCAACAAAAAGGCGGCCTGGCTGTCGGGCATCCCGTCCGAAAGAATGGGGGTTATGGCCTTTGGCATCAGTACCGGCTGCGGGGCGGTGGCAGGGGTCTTCATTGCCCCCATCACCATGAGTTCCTATGACATGGGAACTATCCTGGGGCTTAAAGGGTTCTGTGCCGCCATGATCGGGGGACTTGGCAGTTTGTGGGGGGCCTTTGCCGGGGGACTGCTTTTGGGCATTCTTGAATCCCTGGGGGCGGGCCTTATCTCTTCAGGGTTAAAGGATGCCATCGCCTTTGTGCTCCTGCTGCTCATTCTTTACATGCGGCCGGGCGGATTATTTGCGGCCAAAGAGGCCAAACGGTTTTAA
- a CDS encoding AMP-binding protein, producing MMSEQINMTADMDDDKAQRQLERLQSTLNRACKNVPFHRNRIQETGLSDITRLEDIEKLPFMDRTHLATHYPYGLFAVPLRDIVRIHTAPGSGISPSISGYTKTDLMIWQKMVAQSYAQANVTDRDIILVHLPAGLANWARDYKDGGEAVGAGVIPNSPLSVSKTLMVLRDYKVTTLVTTPVFARHLTAHMFDRECHPNELNLKQVILVGEPDDGHTVCELKDSLHVDVWLNYGLSEIPGPAIAYECRYHDGLHINDEHLLPEIINPATGRPVPAGEKGELVLTTLSARAFPLIRFRTGDMAKFICRSCPCGSTATRIQWLAEQADNYMLISGIRVSQTQVKENLKTALKMPDISCTMERSCRSGADILLISLRMDENLFSDEIKNLQKLVTHAQETLTEQNGIKVKIRLTQQRV from the coding sequence ATGATGTCCGAACAGATAAACATGACGGCAGATATGGACGACGACAAAGCCCAGCGCCAGCTTGAGCGGCTGCAAAGCACATTAAACCGGGCATGTAAAAATGTCCCCTTCCACCGCAACCGCATCCAGGAAACGGGCCTTTCGGATATTACCAGACTTGAAGATATTGAAAAACTGCCCTTCATGGACAGAACCCACCTAGCCACCCATTACCCCTACGGACTGTTTGCCGTTCCGCTGCGGGATATTGTGCGCATCCACACTGCGCCCGGCTCCGGCATCAGCCCCTCCATCAGCGGATACACAAAGACAGACCTGATGATCTGGCAAAAAATGGTTGCACAGTCCTATGCCCAGGCCAATGTGACGGACAGGGATATTATCCTGGTCCATCTGCCGGCGGGCCTTGCCAACTGGGCCAGGGATTACAAAGACGGGGGCGAGGCCGTGGGCGCCGGCGTGATCCCCAATTCGCCTTTGTCCGTATCCAAAACCCTGATGGTCCTCAGGGACTACAAGGTCACCACCCTGGTAACCACCCCGGTCTTTGCCCGGCACCTGACAGCCCACATGTTTGACCGGGAATGCCACCCCAATGAACTAAACCTAAAACAGGTGATCCTTGTGGGGGAACCCGATGACGGGCACACGGTTTGCGAACTCAAAGACAGCCTCCATGTGGATGTCTGGCTCAACTACGGTCTGAGCGAAATCCCCGGACCTGCCATTGCGTATGAATGCCGGTATCATGACGGACTGCATATCAATGACGAACACCTCCTGCCCGAAATCATAAATCCTGCCACAGGCAGACCCGTGCCGGCAGGAGAAAAAGGGGAATTGGTCCTGACAACCCTTTCTGCCCGGGCATTCCCGCTGATCCGCTTTCGTACCGGTGACATGGCAAAATTTATATGCCGGAGTTGCCCCTGCGGGTCAACCGCCACCCGGATACAGTGGCTGGCTGAACAGGCCGACAATTATATGCTCATATCCGGCATCCGGGTATCCCAGACCCAGGTCAAAGAAAACCTAAAAACCGCATTAAAGATGCCGGACATCAGCTGCACCATGGAAAGATCCTGCCGATCCGGTGCAGATATACTATTGATATCTTTGCGCATGGACGAGAACCTGTTTTCAGACGAGATCAAAAATCTGCAAAAGCTGGTGACCCATGCCCAAGAGACCCTGACCGAACAAAACGGCATCAAGGTAAAAATCCGCCTGACACAACAACGGGTTTAA
- a CDS encoding NADP-dependent malic enzyme, with the protein MSQFTDALEYHRSGRKGKIEVITTKPCATSRDLSLAYSPGVAEPCLAIEDEPGMAYEYTAKGNLVAVVSNGTAVLGLGNIGALASKPVMEGKGVLFKSFADVDVFDIELNTKDPDELIRTVQLLEPTFGGINLEDIKGPECFYIEEALQKTMNIPVFHDDQHGTAIIAAAGMVNALELVGKKIEEIKVVFNGAGAAGIACANLLVSMGVNKKNLILCDSKGVIYKGRTEGMNPYKERLAAQTDDRSLEDAMKGADIFFGVSVKGALTADMLRTMAKDPIVFAMANPDPEITPDEAKSVRGDVIIGTGRSDYNNQVNNVLCFPFLFRGALDTHASAINEEMKLAAVNALAQLAKEDVPDSVRRAYGNTEIAFGREYLLPKPFDPRVLLHMAPAVAQAAMDSGVARRPIPDMAKYVETLEALQGRSKEIMRAMINKAKAAPKRVVFPEGNEDKILRSVQILLDEKIAIPILIGDEKVIREKAKELNIDLRDTEIINPRNSEKLETYTDVLFNKRQRKGLTRYDARRRLRENRNYFGAVMVEQGDADALLSGINAHYPDVISPAIEVIGKKEGLSKVHGLYMMVFKKKVVFCADTTVTIEPTVEELAETAILAAEHARHFDVTPRVAMLSFSNFGSTYHPLTVKVKKATALVKEKAPGLTVDGEIQANVALDPDIVKNQYPFSDLKGDANIFIFPDLNSGNITYKMLAKLGNAVAVGPILMGMKKPIHVLQRADDVADIVNMAAVAVNDAQMNELPR; encoded by the coding sequence ATGTCACAATTCACTGATGCTCTGGAGTATCACCGGAGTGGTCGCAAAGGTAAAATTGAAGTTATCACCACCAAACCGTGTGCAACAAGCAGAGACTTGTCTCTCGCCTACAGCCCCGGGGTTGCCGAGCCCTGTCTGGCAATTGAAGATGAACCGGGGATGGCTTATGAATATACAGCAAAGGGAAATCTTGTCGCCGTTGTTTCCAACGGGACGGCGGTCCTGGGCCTTGGAAATATTGGTGCCCTTGCCAGTAAACCGGTTATGGAAGGGAAGGGTGTTTTGTTCAAAAGTTTTGCCGATGTCGATGTGTTTGATATTGAGCTGAACACCAAAGATCCGGATGAATTGATTCGCACTGTACAATTGTTAGAACCGACCTTTGGCGGTATCAATCTGGAAGATATCAAGGGGCCCGAGTGCTTTTATATCGAAGAAGCGCTGCAAAAAACCATGAACATCCCGGTGTTTCATGATGACCAGCATGGAACGGCCATTATTGCCGCCGCCGGCATGGTCAATGCCCTTGAGCTGGTCGGCAAAAAGATTGAAGAGATCAAAGTTGTCTTTAACGGTGCCGGGGCTGCCGGTATTGCCTGTGCCAATCTTCTGGTCTCCATGGGGGTGAATAAGAAGAACTTGATTCTCTGCGACTCCAAGGGTGTCATATATAAAGGTCGCACCGAGGGTATGAATCCGTACAAAGAGCGGTTGGCGGCACAAACGGATGACCGCTCCCTTGAGGATGCGATGAAAGGCGCTGATATCTTTTTCGGGGTATCCGTCAAAGGGGCGCTTACCGCTGATATGCTGCGCACCATGGCCAAAGATCCCATCGTTTTTGCCATGGCCAATCCTGATCCGGAGATTACCCCTGACGAAGCAAAATCCGTGCGTGGCGATGTCATCATCGGCACCGGACGCTCGGACTATAATAACCAGGTAAATAACGTATTGTGCTTCCCGTTTCTCTTCCGCGGTGCCCTTGATACCCATGCCAGCGCCATTAATGAAGAGATGAAACTTGCGGCGGTTAATGCCCTTGCCCAACTGGCCAAGGAAGATGTCCCGGATTCGGTGCGGCGGGCCTATGGCAACACGGAAATTGCATTTGGACGGGAATATCTGCTGCCCAAACCCTTTGATCCGCGGGTTTTACTGCACATGGCGCCGGCCGTGGCCCAGGCCGCCATGGATTCCGGTGTTGCACGCAGACCCATCCCGGACATGGCCAAATACGTTGAAACCTTGGAAGCGCTTCAGGGCCGGTCAAAAGAGATTATGCGCGCCATGATCAACAAGGCAAAAGCGGCGCCTAAGCGCGTGGTCTTTCCGGAAGGAAATGAAGACAAGATTCTGCGTTCGGTACAAATTCTGCTTGACGAAAAAATTGCTATCCCCATCCTTATCGGCGACGAAAAAGTTATTCGCGAAAAAGCCAAAGAGCTGAATATTGATTTGCGTGACACGGAAATCATTAACCCCCGCAATAGTGAAAAACTTGAAACATACACGGACGTTCTTTTTAATAAACGCCAACGCAAAGGGCTGACGCGCTATGATGCCCGCCGCCGTCTGCGGGAGAATAGAAATTATTTTGGTGCCGTTATGGTGGAGCAGGGGGATGCGGATGCGCTGCTTTCGGGTATCAATGCCCACTATCCCGATGTTATTTCGCCGGCCATAGAAGTAATCGGAAAAAAAGAAGGTTTGTCCAAAGTGCACGGTCTGTACATGATGGTGTTCAAGAAAAAGGTTGTTTTCTGCGCAGATACGACCGTTACCATAGAACCTACCGTAGAAGAGCTGGCTGAAACCGCTATTCTGGCTGCCGAGCATGCCCGGCATTTTGATGTGACACCGCGTGTTGCCATGCTTTCATTTTCCAACTTCGGGAGCACCTATCATCCATTAACCGTTAAAGTGAAAAAAGCAACCGCCCTTGTTAAGGAGAAGGCGCCGGGGTTGACGGTGGATGGTGAAATCCAGGCAAATGTTGCCTTGGATCCAGACATTGTTAAAAATCAATATCCCTTCTCAGATCTAAAGGGAGATGCCAATATTTTTATTTTCCCTGATCTGAATTCGGGTAATATAACTTACAAGATGCTGGCCAAGCTGGGGAACGCTGTAGCGGTCGGTCCCATCCTCATGGGGATGAAAAAACCCATCCATGTGCTGCAGCGTGCAGATGATGTTGCCGATATTGTCAATATGGCCGCGGTGGCTGTTAACGATGCCCAGATGAACGAATTGCCCAGATGA
- a CDS encoding branched-chain amino acid ABC transporter permease — protein MTKNNKYVWIEYIGFICAVSAFGLVTENTYYLQIMTFIGINTLLGLGLNMLMGYTGQVSLGHAAFYGIGAYTTAILSGTYGINPWLALVCAVAAAVFIAFIVGLPTLRLSGYYLAMGTLGFGMIINIVIREWADVTGGASGFVGIPVLEAGSLVFMSGAGYYFLVWGIVLVAMIICRRLLTSRTGRALRAIHDGEKAAVAIGINTHFLKLEIFMFSAALGAVAGFLYAHFVLFISPESFGFMFSIKIVTMVVIGGMASVWGALLGAAVLTLLPEVLHGFAEYEMIIFGLILMVVMIFMPQGLTRGIMDMIRTARRVKT, from the coding sequence ATGACAAAGAACAATAAATACGTCTGGATTGAATACATAGGATTCATCTGTGCGGTGTCGGCGTTCGGCCTTGTCACGGAAAACACCTATTATCTCCAGATCATGACCTTTATCGGGATCAATACCCTTTTGGGATTAGGCCTGAACATGCTGATGGGGTACACCGGCCAGGTCTCGTTGGGCCACGCCGCCTTCTACGGCATCGGGGCCTACACCACAGCCATTCTTTCGGGCACATACGGCATAAATCCCTGGCTGGCCCTGGTATGCGCCGTGGCTGCGGCCGTCTTCATTGCCTTTATTGTGGGGCTTCCCACGTTGCGGCTCTCGGGCTATTACCTGGCCATGGGAACCCTTGGGTTCGGCATGATTATCAACATTGTGATCCGGGAGTGGGCCGATGTCACCGGCGGGGCATCCGGCTTTGTGGGAATTCCCGTGCTGGAAGCAGGTTCCCTGGTCTTCATGTCCGGGGCCGGTTACTATTTCCTGGTCTGGGGCATTGTGCTGGTCGCCATGATTATTTGCCGCAGACTCCTTACATCCCGGACGGGACGTGCGCTTCGGGCCATCCATGACGGGGAAAAAGCAGCTGTGGCCATCGGCATCAACACCCATTTCCTCAAACTTGAAATATTTATGTTCTCAGCGGCCCTGGGCGCGGTAGCCGGTTTTTTGTACGCCCATTTTGTCCTGTTTATCAGCCCGGAATCCTTTGGTTTCATGTTTTCCATAAAAATTGTTACCATGGTGGTGATCGGCGGTATGGCCAGTGTCTGGGGGGCGCTGCTCGGTGCGGCTGTGTTAACCCTTCTGCCCGAAGTACTCCATGGATTTGCCGAATATGAAATGATCATTTTCGGACTTATATTAATGGTTGTCATGATATTCATGCCCCAGGGGTTGACCCGGGGAATCATGGACATGATCCGCACAGCCCGGAGGGTCAAAACATGA